In a single window of the Nitrospirota bacterium genome:
- a CDS encoding phosphoadenosine phosphosulfate reductase family protein — MEEMERLMGLSLEEKIAHSKKIIKEAIDKFGVDNLALAWTGGKDSTTMTWLFRESCKELGVKMPMCMFIDEGYVFEEIWDIFNQLKKEWNLDARIAKNIDVASKAEKVGDMIKVSSLNERNRKEIALLEITDEEFPFEPESFIGNHLMKTIAMNMFLEENKITALATAIRWDEQEARVQETFFSPRKNPPHMRIQPILHFKERDIWDFIFKYKVPFCTLYNLGYRSLGAKGSTTKMSDIPAWEQDLENTYERAGRGQGKEEIMSKLRDLGYM; from the coding sequence ATGGAAGAGATGGAGAGGCTGATGGGCTTGAGCCTTGAAGAGAAGATAGCGCACTCAAAGAAGATAATCAAGGAGGCCATTGATAAGTTCGGTGTTGATAATCTTGCGTTAGCCTGGACCGGCGGCAAGGACAGCACAACAATGACCTGGCTCTTCAGAGAGTCATGCAAAGAGCTTGGAGTTAAGATGCCGATGTGCATGTTCATTGACGAGGGTTATGTCTTTGAAGAGATATGGGATATATTCAACCAGCTCAAAAAAGAGTGGAACCTTGATGCCCGTATCGCAAAGAACATTGATGTGGCTTCCAAGGCGGAAAAGGTTGGCGATATGATAAAGGTCAGCAGCCTTAATGAGCGCAACAGAAAGGAGATCGCGCTTCTGGAGATCACAGATGAGGAGTTTCCGTTCGAGCCCGAGTCTTTTATCGGCAACCACCTGATGAAGACGATAGCCATGAACATGTTCCTTGAGGAGAATAAGATTACCGCGCTTGCAACAGCTATAAGATGGGACGAGCAGGAGGCGCGCGTACAGGAGACCTTCTTTAGCCCTCGGAAGAATCCTCCTCATATGCGGATACAGCCGATACTGCATTTTAAAGAGCGGGATATATGGGATTTCATATTTAAGTACAAGGTGCCTTTCTGCACGCTATATAATTTAGGCTATCGTTCACTTGGCGCAAAAGGCTCTACCACAAAGATGTCCGACATCCCCGCATGGGAGCAGGACCTTGAGAACACATATGAAAGGGCAGGCCGCGGACAGGGCAAAGAAGAGATCATGAGCAAGCTTAGGGATTTGGGATATATGTAG
- a CDS encoding PIN domain-containing protein, which yields MAENKKGVYIFDTSALLAFIEDEDGAEYAEDLLIKAEQNEVTIFIAFVSLTEVMYITLQEKDEATAQSRVALIKSLSCIIEESSETLNFAAARLKSKNRISLADAYIAALCQEQNGILVHKDPEFEKLTPAINQHKLPYK from the coding sequence TTGGCGGAAAATAAAAAAGGTGTCTATATTTTTGATACCTCCGCTCTTCTTGCATTCATTGAGGACGAAGACGGGGCCGAATATGCGGAAGATTTGTTGATTAAGGCAGAGCAAAATGAGGTAACGATTTTTATCGCATTCGTCAGCCTTACCGAGGTAATGTATATCACGTTACAGGAAAAGGATGAAGCCACGGCCCAATCAAGAGTTGCCCTCATTAAATCTCTTTCTTGCATTATAGAAGAATCAAGTGAAACGTTGAACTTTGCTGCGGCGCGTTTGAAGTCAAAGAACCGCATATCATTGGCAGACGCGTACATTGCTGCATTATGTCAAGAACAAAACGGAATTCTCGTCCATAAAGATCCAGAATTTGAAAAGCTCACACCCGCCATCAACCAGCATAAGCTTCCATATAAATAG
- a CDS encoding alkaline phosphatase family protein, producing MFNIFKKKAAKQNKVIVLGIDGVPCSLLKRFIDSGVMPNLAKMIATGTLSPMTASIPEVSSTSWSTFMTGVNPGRHGIYGFTEVVKNTYKWKFPNADDLRSATLWDVAGRNGKRSVVLNVPSTYPARQLNGVLTSGFVSLDLKKATYPESAYEYLKSIGYKMDVDTQKARESSAALAENIKTTFGIRKKAILHFLNEDDWDLFIGVVTETDRLHHYLWAALDDDGHAIHNFFLDFYREIDALIGEMHKKAGDEIPFIILSDHGFTTIKKEIYLNSWLKERGYLKFTKDIPDSFETMHSESTVFALDPARFYIHSKGKYSRGCVDASGYEGLRKKLKSELLSFEVDGEKVIKEVLFKEEVYSGALLADAPDLVALPHKGFDLKSAINSKRDFLKAT from the coding sequence ATGTTCAATATCTTCAAGAAAAAAGCGGCCAAACAGAACAAGGTCATTGTGCTCGGCATAGATGGTGTGCCTTGCAGTCTTCTTAAGAGGTTTATTGATTCAGGCGTTATGCCTAACCTTGCAAAGATGATTGCTACAGGCACTCTCTCGCCGATGACAGCTTCAATACCCGAGGTCTCTTCAACTTCATGGAGCACATTCATGACAGGTGTGAATCCGGGAAGGCACGGTATCTACGGTTTCACTGAGGTCGTGAAGAATACATACAAATGGAAGTTCCCTAATGCTGATGATCTAAGAAGCGCCACGCTCTGGGATGTTGCCGGAAGGAACGGCAAGAGAAGCGTCGTTCTAAATGTACCATCTACTTATCCTGCCAGACAACTTAACGGTGTTCTTACATCCGGTTTTGTATCTCTTGACCTTAAGAAGGCAACTTATCCTGAATCAGCCTATGAATACTTAAAGAGCATCGGATATAAGATGGATGTTGATACTCAGAAGGCGAGAGAATCATCAGCCGCGCTGGCAGAGAATATAAAAACAACCTTTGGCATAAGAAAGAAGGCGATACTTCATTTTCTGAACGAGGATGACTGGGATCTTTTTATAGGTGTTGTGACAGAGACTGACAGGCTTCATCATTATCTATGGGCTGCGCTTGATGATGATGGGCATGCGATCCACAATTTCTTCCTGGATTTCTACAGGGAGATTGACGCGCTGATAGGAGAGATGCATAAGAAGGCGGGTGATGAAATCCCGTTTATCATATTGTCTGATCATGGCTTCACAACGATTAAGAAAGAGATATATCTGAACTCATGGCTGAAGGAGAGAGGGTATCTGAAGTTCACAAAGGATATCCCGGATTCTTTTGAAACGATGCATTCAGAGAGCACGGTATTTGCTCTTGACCCCGCAAGATTTTATATTCATTCAAAAGGAAAATATTCCCGAGGCTGTGTTGATGCAAGCGGGTATGAAGGATTAAGGAAGAAACTTAAGAGTGAACTGCTGTCGTTTGAAGTGGATGGAGAGAAGGTAATCAAAGAGGTACTCTTCAAGGAAGAGGTTTACAGCGGAGCCTTGCTTGCTGACGCGCCTGACCTTGTCGCTCTGCCTCATAAAGGTTTTGACCTCAAGAGCGCGATAAATAGCAAAAGAGATTTTCTTAAGGCGACCTGA
- a CDS encoding transposase, whose translation MKRILWGGDFWTSGYFISTVGKHGNEETIMNYVKNQWRNPKEYERIYNNKQLVLFEQ comes from the coding sequence GTGAAAAGAATTCTTTGGGGTGGTGACTTCTGGACATCAGGATATTTCATATCTACAGTTGGTAAGCATGGTAACGAAGAGACAATAATGAACTATGTGAAGAATCAATGGCGAAATCCAAAAGAGTATGAGAGAATTTATAATAATAAGCAGTTAGTCTTGTTTGAGCAGTAA